tacaataaccatcatttataaatggtaaacagatagtttattaatgttttatcataatttataaaccatatataggccatttagaatggtaaatatatatttttattaacgtttaactaactaaatcatttagaaatgacaaatagatggtatattaatgtgagtttatagttactttaccattaacaaaccaataaattataattaatactttattaatagttttagttgcactcataacatttttaacaccatattaagtatgttaatgattttgaaatgtttcatatacttttaaggttttggttgaaaacatttaaagattaaatatgcataGCACTTTGtgaatggttaataattggtttataaaccatctataaacatcacttagatggttattgtaaagtgttaccaaaaaattagcaaaaaatcatgtaaaacggcatgtaaaaatattgtattttatatgaatgtacgtaaaaaagttttaatgttcattcttttatgaaaaacgagtgaattaacctcattgaacctgatctgtgaggTAAAAAACACCATTACACTACATATTGATTGggaaacaatgtttattggtataattaaacattaaacatgagTCAAATTGACCCAGGAACATTATTGCTGAGAAATTAACATAACAGGAGTGTTAATAAAAAGCAGACACTCATCTGTAGGTTACAGAGCATCTCAGTCgtaaagagacataaaaaccGTCCGATGGCTTCTCACATTATGTCAAATAAAGTTTATAACACCAGGCCGTTACTCACTAGATTCTATCAGCCTGTTAGATCTACTCTCAGTCATCACATGGAGGAGGAAAGTTCATTAGCATCTTATCAGGCAGCATCAAAGCATCTAGTAACAGAGAGAGCAGCTTATTAGGCCGTcaccataaaacacatttagggcgatatattttcccagaaacgatagtattgttgtattgATGTTGTGTTAGTTGTATAACaatagagcataataagtacatcatTCTCCAgagcaatgaatttttaaatcttgagaatattaaGAATCGGAattaaatgtggaaaataaatattaaaataaaaagattaaattaaagaaaaataaaacataataaaactagaaaatttcctctggggaaattctgaaagggccacgggggctactgccggtatgtgtacactatgatgagattcttcagagatttcaaactatgccctttaacctcaaaatgtgtgtgtgtgtgtgtgtgtgtgtgtgtgtgtagcgaaaatcgcataaagttacctgtgtgtgtgtttgaagcatgtgtatgaatgtgtgaggagtgtgcatgattacgcgcatgtgtgtgtgtatctgtaactgtaatcacatcaaagatcaaagcaatcaacagaattaactgacacctgttaatgaaagagtgacagcagccagaggtggacagactggaatttctggcctcgaacagaaagcatttttggcaaaaccataatacctatcattgatccgacttcactttgagcgtcctgagttcttcctgaacgtctacatatgttttttttttaagaaaaatgaaaaaatagctttgttagagcgatctacaaaaactgttacatctccctttttccgaaatcttcctgcatttttaatatgggagccaatgaggctgttggtggtgttggtggatcatctctgcatattacgcccaaactataactctgacagctttaccagaggattgtgagggagaagactaattttcctacgtttctatgtataaattatttctgtagagtggaatttgcggcctggagcgcagttttcaaatttattttttgacagttttttctctccctctacactctggtgatgatgtcacacactgtgacacgaacattccgtgcaatacacacccattataatctcagaatttctccaaaaatgatcatggtcattgaacagggattgataaaaaactatatgacctatcgaaatgcaaattaatacaccaatacacaagacttgtgtctactgtttaaagtttaaatggagtctctaggttaaattatgccggagaagtagacgtttaaaaatctccaattattgttctttttcgctcattttttgtcggccgtcccattcacttcaatgcaaaattttggtccgtttttcgcgacttacggaGCAAAAAaatcgtattctgtagagaaaagtaatagcacaccgatcccgatcaaaccgcacgttttgatatataatttgtcctgcaactcttcaagttgtaggactagtagcgggacgaaattgcgtccggaagaggaagaagaagaaatccacagtataacagtagagTGAAGCACTAGGCCCTAATGACTCCTCTTGTGCTGCATTGACTCATGCTGTTAGGCCTTGAACCCCTCTAGAACTCCACCAGGTATGCACGGGCCTTCATGAGGCGTTTAAGGCGACTCTGCAAACCAGTCCTCTGGGTGCCGATGTCACAATCCTCCTTCAGCAAGAACTCCATATTCTCTTTATCCTGAAGCATCTGCAGCATCTCCCTCTGCAGCTGGGCGGCAGACTCCTGCAACATCTGGTAGCGGATCACCAGTGGGATCTGGTCAGCCAGACGCTGGCTGGCAATCTGTAGGAGGAAAAAGTAAGAAAAGTTTGAAACACTGATAGAATGAGGACACGAACCTTGCTATAATTGTTGTCATGGTACATTGAAACTTACTTTGTAATACGATTTCAGGTGCAGCATCAGCTCCTGGAGTGTTGCATAATTATCCCTGCTGTACACAATGCTCCGTACTGCAGGGTGTTTCCATGTGTCTTCCTCCTCACTCtgctcatcctcctcctctctcttgaTCTCACTCAAACTGCTGCTGTAGGTCCTGTCCTGGGAGTAAACAATCATCTCCATCTTGAACTGGGTTCTCAGCATGGATTCAGCAGTGGAGTCTTTTTGCTGCTTAATGGTTTCAATCTTTGCCTAGAAAAAATGTTACATATCAGTCCAAACACTGCCAAAAATGATCCAATTTAAACTTTGAGAGACTCACAGAGGGAGTCTACCTTGGCTGCTTTGATGAGGTTAGGAAATCCAATGAAGCTACTGCACGCCAGCTGTATGAACACCTTCCTAACAGCATCTGgaagaaatggaaataaaagaagATACTTTCACTGAGCAATACACTTGTGGCTAAATGGTAAGAAAACAATGGGTCCTCTGGGACACTTTAGGCTAACCCCACATGATGTATGGCCTATCtgcctattgtatttgaatatttctacaAACTGCCTCTAAACAGTCTtagaattgcataaattgggtattaCTGGAAAAACATATCACAGTGAATTCAATGACGCCAgctttattcatgtgtgatgatgtagGTCCTTATTATAGCCAGTTTGTTGTAGTGACACCCCTTGActactagagactagagacctctGGCATTCAAAGGATGTATGGCTTTCTGGTATACTCAAAATAAGGGGTTTTCTCAGAAGTTTCAGGAACAGAATTTTTGCCATccaaatgctgaaaaatgcaattcttgctTTTTAAATCCATTTGATTTTTATGATGTAAACATGGTCAAATTTAACACAAAATCTGTGTACCATAATGAGCATAGGACTGGCCTTTATATACTCTTTATCATAATGCTCTAAGCCTTTATACACTTTCACAATTCACCCTATTTACAATTCTGTTAAAGTTTTATGAATAGAACAACATGACACACAGTCCTGACCtgaatctcaaattaatcttcaggtccCTAACTTTGAGATGGTGTACACAatttctatgtggcatttactgttgacctgctatctccccccaAATACCCCCTGGCCCGAACAGAAGCGGGTGGAATGCTAAGGGCATAAAACCTTATTATTAGGCTATTAAACTTActtttaatattctttaaatCATAGATCTCAGTCTGGTAAGGTTAAGGCAACAAACCTTGGTGCAAATTGCATTGCTGATTACTGACACTTAATATGCTATTAGATGAATAAGTTATGTATTAAATCATTTACCTCCTATATCTTTAAGTTTCTTGACAGCTGGTTCTTCCAGCTGTCTGATCTGCTCCTTCACCATCACCTCAAAGGTCTTGTAGTTGATGAAGCCCGGCAGTTCTCTTCCACGGTACTTCTCCTCGtagtcctccacctcctcctcaatCCTACTGTTAACTGTAATACACAAACATATATTTGAGAGTCATGCTGATGGACAGCTgaagaccaaaacaaaatgatacTCACACTTTTCTCCTGATCGGTCCAGGTGGGCGTTCCACTTCCCAAACTCTCTTCTGAGTGTAGAGAAGACATTGAGCTTGTCTCCACACCTGAGTTCCTCTCCTGTAGTCAGACTGATGGCATCCTGAGTGAATGCTGTCACtttctgcaacacacacaggaCAAAGACATTTCACACATGGTGGTGAACATTTGTCTTTGTAGCAAGATCAATGTTATGGGGAAAGGGAGCTCACATCGATGAGGAAGAAAAGTCTCTCTGCTGCGTCAGATGGAGGTCCACTGCCATATTTCTCCAACTCTGCCTGAGTCTGAGCTAGTTTCTCCTCTATCTGCTCTCCCAGTCGAGGCAAAGAAGTCTGAAAAGCACACATATGCCAAATTTTAATACCTAACGCAAGCAGAGTACCACATTGTTATCTATTCATTTTACAGGGTAAGAATTCACCTCAATATGATGCACCAGCTCCAGTGTGAGTTTTTCAGCCAGTTTTGGAACTGTTGCATGGCCTTCATTGTAGAGAGTGCTACAGGAAGAATATAAAGTCATATTCTAAGTAAAAATGCTAATCACAGCAGTGGTAGGTCAACAAAAAATTTGCCCGAAAGGAATGAACTTACTGGAAAAATGCGTGATCCCTGAAGAAGgctttctctctttccatcgCTTCAGTAAGAGACACCTTCTCTGTGATCTCCTTCTGACCCCTGCACCTGACCATCATGTAGCCCTTCTTCAGCGGGATGACCTCGTTATGGACAATCTCAACAGCTGTCTCTTCTGTGCCCCTGTCCACCAGGTCAGGCTTGGTCAAGATacctgagaaagagagaggggcaAACAGACAGTAAACTCTCTAAAAGTCAAGTAACTTACTTAAGTTGTCCTTCTCTAGAATCAGCTCTATTACCCAGAGTCCTCTCTCCATCAGGATCCACCTCCTGAGCCATCTTCAGAGCCTCAGTGGTTGCTATGTCCACGTTGCATGGAACAACCACCAAGCTGATGGTTTCTTGTCTATTGATGAACTTCTGGATCAGTCTCTTTATCTGAAAGTATTAAGGGGTA
This is a stretch of genomic DNA from Centropristis striata isolate RG_2023a ecotype Rhode Island chromosome 4, C.striata_1.0, whole genome shotgun sequence. It encodes these proteins:
- the LOC131969484 gene encoding interferon-induced GTP-binding protein Mx-like, producing MNSLNQQYEEKVRPCIDLIDSLRSLGVEKDLALPAIAVIGDQSSGKSSVLEALSGVALPRGSGIVTRCPLELKMKRMKEGEEWYGKISYQGHEEEIEDPADVEEEIRKAQNEIAGVGVGISEDLISLEIGSPDVPDLTLIDLPGIARVAVKGQPENIGEQIKRLIQKFINRQETISLVVVPCNVDIATTEALKMAQEVDPDGERTLGILTKPDLVDRGTEETAVEIVHNEVIPLKKGYMMVRCRGQKEITEKVSLTEAMEREKAFFRDHAFFHTLYNEGHATVPKLAEKLTLELVHHIETSLPRLGEQIEEKLAQTQAELEKYGSGPPSDAAERLFFLIDKVTAFTQDAISLTTGEELRCGDKLNVFSTLRREFGKWNAHLDRSGEKFNSRIEEEVEDYEEKYRGRELPGFINYKTFEVMVKEQIRQLEEPAVKKLKDIGDAVRKVFIQLACSSFIGFPNLIKAAKAKIETIKQQKDSTAESMLRTQFKMEMIVYSQDRTYSSSLSEIKREEEDEQSEEEDTWKHPAVRSIVYSRDNYATLQELMLHLKSYYKIASQRLADQIPLVIRYQMLQESAAQLQREMLQMLQDKENMEFLLKEDCDIGTQRTGLQSRLKRLMKARAYLVEF